A stretch of the Capsicum annuum cultivar UCD-10X-F1 chromosome 8, UCD10Xv1.1, whole genome shotgun sequence genome encodes the following:
- the LOC107839358 gene encoding 40S ribosomal protein S20-2, which produces MAAYAAMKPTKPGLEDPQEKIHKIRITLSSKNVKNLEKVCADLVRGAKDKSLRVKGPVRMPTKVLNITTRKSPCGEGTNTWDRFELRVHKRVIDLFSSPDVVKQITSITIEPGVEVEVTIADS; this is translated from the exons ATGGCAGCATATGCAGCAATGAAGCCAACAAAGCCAGGACTAGAGGACCCACAAGAGAAGATTCACAAGATTAGGATCACTCTCTCCTCCAAGAATGTTAAGAATCTCGAGAAAG TGTGCGCTGATTTGGTTCGTGGTGCCAAGGATAAGAGCCTCAGGGTGAAGGGACCTGTCAGAATGCCCACCAAGGTCTTGAACATCACCACAAGAAAGTCGCCTTGTGGAGAAG GTACAAATACATGGGACAGATTTGAGCTGCGAGTCCACAAGAGAGTGATTGACCTTTTCAGCTCACCAGACGTTGTCAAACAAATCACCTCCATCACCATTGAACCTGGTGTTGAGGTTGAGGTCACTATTGCTGATTCTTAG